The Chelonia mydas isolate rCheMyd1 chromosome 3, rCheMyd1.pri.v2, whole genome shotgun sequence genome includes a region encoding these proteins:
- the ZBTB24 gene encoding zinc finger and BTB domain-containing protein 24 isoform X17, with translation MAEAIADPPEKLVVIHSKAHRDTILANFAEQRKKNFLCDITLIVEDVHFRAHKALLAASSEYFSMMFVDEGEISQSIYMLEGMVADTFGALLEFIYTGYLHSNEKSMEQILATAQLLKVNDLVWAHADYQTNHSPNNPLTSSSAASVVVFANDKKNGDPPKRKRGRPRKVKNAQEEKFGTSSVEDVQLRENNSVRNKQNFMKKVAAEETVASEQVPVRKEVEETEPACGSEAAVDLSAEKDENYDPKSQGIQSNQSRYSKRRIRRSIKLKDYKLVGDEDGKVLTKRTDRKRKRTGSEACCKECGKVFKYNHFLAIHQRSHTVLALYF, from the exons ATGGCAGAAGCAATTGCTGACCCTCCAGAGAAGCTTGTTGTTATCCACTCCAAGGCTCACAGAGATACCATTCTAGCTAATTTTGcagaacaaaggaaaaagaatttTCTTTGTGATATCACTTTAATAGTAGAGGATGTGCACTTCAGAGCCCACAAAGCTTTACTTGCTGCCAGCAGTGAGTACTTTTCAATGATGTTTGTAGATGAGGGAGAGATAAGCCAGTCAATTTATATGTTGGAGGGAATGGTTGCAGACACTTTTGGTGCACTACTGGAATTTATCTATACAGGTTATCTTCATTCCAATGAAAAAAGCATGGAACAAATACTGGCAACTGCACAGCTCCTAAAAGTGAATGATTTAGTATGGGCACATGCAGATTATCAGACCAACCATAGCCCAAATAATCCTCTCACATCTAGTAGTGCTGCTTCAGTAGTTGTCTTTGCAAATGACAAGAAAAATGGAGATCCACCAAAGCGAAAACGAGGAAGACCAAGAAAAGTCAAGAATGCTCAAGAGGAAAAATTTGGGACATCTTCTGTTGAAGATGTGCAGCTAAGAGAGAACAATTCAGTGCGAAATAAACAAAATTTTATGAAAAAAGTTGCAGCGGAAGAAACTGTTGCCAGTGAACAAGTTCCAGTAAGGAAAGAAGTGGAAGAAACTGAGCCAGCTTGTGGTTCAGAAGCTGCTGTAGATCTATCAGCTGAGAAGGATGAGAATTATGATCCTAAATCTCAAGGAATACAGAGCAATCAGAGTCGTTATAGCAAACGTAGGATACGGAGGTCTATCAAGCTAAAAGATTATAAACTTGTTGGTGATGAAGATGGAAAAGTATTGACAAAGAGAACTGATAGAAAAAGAAAACGCACAGGTTCTGAAGCTTGTTGCAAAGAATGTGGCAAAGTGTTTAAATATAATCACTTTTTAGCTATTCATCAGAGAAGTCATACAG TCTTGGCGCTTTACTTTTAG